Within Desulfovibrio legallii, the genomic segment ACTATGTGGGCAAGGCCGGCGCGCAGACCGTGCGCCAGGTGCTGACCCCGCTTGCCCTGGAAGGCCGCCGCGCCGCCCGCCACGGCGACGCCCTGACCCTGCCCGACGGCACGCCCGCGGGCCGGGTGACCAGCGGCTCCTTTGCCCCCTCCCTGGGCCACGGCATTGCCCTGGCCTGGGTGGACGCGGCCCACGCCGAAGCCGCGCAGTTTGTGATCCAGGCCGCCAGAACGGCGCTGCCCGCCGTAAAAGCCGATCTGCCCTTCTACAAGAACGGCACGGCCCGGCAGAAATTGGCTTAACCCGCCGCACCGGCGGCACATGAACTTCAGTTTTTGAGGAGCAGAATCATGGCCAGCAATCCCACGGACCTTTTGTACAGCCAAAGCCACGAATGGGCGCGCCTTGAAGGCGACGAAGCCGTTGTGGGCATCACCTTTTTTGCTCAGGAATCCCTGGGCGACATCACCTATGTGGAGCTGCCCGCCATGGGCGACGTCCTGAGCGAAGACAAGGAATTCGGCACCGTGGAATCGGTCAAGGCCGCCAGCGACCTGATCTCGCCCGTTTCCGGCACGGTGACGGCCGTCAACACGGCTCTGGAAAACACCCCGGAGCTCTGCAACAGCGATCCTTACGGCCAGGGCTGGCTGGTGCGGGTGAAGCTCAGCCAGAAGCCCGGCGGCCTCATAGACGCCGCGGCCTACGAGGCGCACTGCGCCTCTGCGGCCCACTAGGGCAGATTGCCTTTGAGAACAGGCCTGCTCAAAACGTGCGACACGCCCGTTCCGGCGCTTAACAGCGCAAATACATTGCGTTTGCGCCTACACGGCGAGCGTCTGTCTCTGCAGCCGCCACGGCATTGCAACATTGCAATGCCGTAGAGCGCACGCCGTCCTTGAGCAGGCCCTTCTCAAGGGCGGGCAACACGCCCCCGCACCAAGGCGCGTCAACCAACTATCCCGCGGCGCAACGGCTTTCTGTTGCGCCGCGCCGTTTGCGCAAGGAGCAACCATGCCGTATATCCCCCACACGCCTGAAGAGCTCAAGGAAATGCTCAAGGTCGTGGGCGTGCGCGCGCTGGACGATCTGTTTGCCGACATCCCGGCCGACATGCGTCCCCGCCGGTTCGACCTGCCCAAAGGGCAAAGCGAAGCCGCCGTATGCGCCTATTTTGAAGCGCTTGCCGCCCGCAACCGCACGGACCTCACGTCCTTTCTGGGCGCCGGCTACTACGCCCACGATATCCCCAAGGCCGTGGACGCCCTGGCCGGGCGCAGCGAGTTCTACACCGCCTACACCCCCTACCAGGCCGAGTGCTCCCAGGGCACCCTGCAGGCTATTTTTGAATTTCAGACGGCCGTAAGTCGCCTGATGGAAATGGACTGCGCCAACGCCTCGGTTTACGACGGCGGCTCCGCCCTGTTCGAGGCGGCCATGATGGCCGTGCGCAGCACCAAGCGCCGCGTGCTGGTGGTGGACGAGGCCGTGAACCCCATCTGGCGGGTCATGCTGGCCACCTACATCTCCAACCTGGATGTGGAGCTTAAAACCGTGCGGCAGGAAAACGGCGTGAGCCGCGTGGAAGCCCTCAAAGCCGCTATAGACGACCAGACAGCCGCCGTACTGGTGCAGAACCCCAACTTTTTCGGCGCGGTAACGGACTTTACGGAAGTTTTTGCCGCAGCGCGCGCGCACAAGGCCTTCGGCATCATCTCCGTATACCCGGTCATGCAGGCCGTGCTCAAAACCCCTGGCGAAATGGGCGCGGATGTGGCCGTGGCCGAAGGCCAGAGCCTGGGCCTGCCCCTTGCCTTCGGCGGCCCCTACCTGGGGCTGATGGCCTGCCGCAAAGAGCATATCCGCCAGTTCCCCGGCCGCATCGTGGGCCGCACCAAGGATGTGGACGGCAAAACGGGCTATGTGCTCACCCTTCAGGCGCGGGAGCAGCACATCCGCCGGGCCAAGGCCACCTCCAACATCTGCTCCAATCAGGCCCTCTGCGCCCTGCGCGCCCTCATCCACATGAGCCTGCTGGGGCCGGAGGGGCTCACCCGCCTGGCTGAAAACAACATGGCTCTCGCCCGCTACGCCGTGGAGCGCCTCACCGCCCTCAAAGGCGTGGAGCTGCTCAACGACGCGCCCTACGGCACGGAGGTGGCCCTGCGCCTGCCCGTGCCCGCCGCCCGCCTGACGGAGACCCTCACCGCCCACGGCTGCGTGCCGGGCTATGCCGTGGGCCGCTATTACCCGGACATGGAAAACGTGCTGCTGCTGGCCTGCACGGAGCAGAACAGCCGCGCTCAGATCGGCATGCTCGCCGAAGCCGTGGGAGGTCTGCTGTGAACACCATCTTCGCCAAATCCGTGCCCGGCCGCTGCGCCTGCCGCCTGAAAAGCGACGCCCCCAAGGCCGCGGACATGCTGCCCAAGGCCCTGCTGCGCGCCCGTCCGCCCCGCCTGCCCCAATGCTCGGAGCTGGACGTGGTGCGCCACTTTACCGAGCTTTCGCAGCGCAACTACAGTGTGGACGCCAATTTTTACCCCCTTGGCTCCTGCACCATGAAGTACAACCCCAAATTCACGGAATACGTGGCCGCGCTGCCGGGCTTCAGCCGCCCGCATCCCCTGCTGGCCCAGTCCGGCCGGGGGGCCGCCTGCGTGCAGGGCGCGCTGCAGTGCCTGCGCGAGGCCGAGGCCCTGCTCTGCGAAATCACGGGCATGCGGGCCTTCACCTTTCAGCCCATGGCCGGGGCCAACGGCGAATTCACGGGCGTGAAACTCATTGCCGCCTACCACAAGGCCAAGGGACGCAACCGCAAAAAAATGCTCATTCCCGACGCGGCCCACGGCACCAATCCGGCCTCGGCGGCCCTGGCGGGCTTTGAGACCGTGAACCTGCCTTCGCGCGACGGCATGGTGGACCCGGAGGCCGTGGCCGCGGCCGTGGCCGAACACGGCGAAGACCTGGCCGGCATCATGATGACCTGCCCCAACACTCTGGGCCTCATGGAAACCCACCTGCCCCGCATTGTGGAGCTGCTCCACGGCGTGGACGCCCTGCTCTACTACGACGGTGCCAATATGAACGCCATCCTGGGCAAGATGCGGGTGGGCGACGTGGGCTTTGACGTGGTGCACCTTAACGTGCACAAAACCTTTGCCACCCCCCACGGCGGC encodes:
- the gcvH gene encoding glycine cleavage system protein GcvH, yielding MASNPTDLLYSQSHEWARLEGDEAVVGITFFAQESLGDITYVELPAMGDVLSEDKEFGTVESVKAASDLISPVSGTVTAVNTALENTPELCNSDPYGQGWLVRVKLSQKPGGLIDAAAYEAHCASAAH
- the gcvPA gene encoding aminomethyl-transferring glycine dehydrogenase subunit GcvPA — its product is MPYIPHTPEELKEMLKVVGVRALDDLFADIPADMRPRRFDLPKGQSEAAVCAYFEALAARNRTDLTSFLGAGYYAHDIPKAVDALAGRSEFYTAYTPYQAECSQGTLQAIFEFQTAVSRLMEMDCANASVYDGGSALFEAAMMAVRSTKRRVLVVDEAVNPIWRVMLATYISNLDVELKTVRQENGVSRVEALKAAIDDQTAAVLVQNPNFFGAVTDFTEVFAAARAHKAFGIISVYPVMQAVLKTPGEMGADVAVAEGQSLGLPLAFGGPYLGLMACRKEHIRQFPGRIVGRTKDVDGKTGYVLTLQAREQHIRRAKATSNICSNQALCALRALIHMSLLGPEGLTRLAENNMALARYAVERLTALKGVELLNDAPYGTEVALRLPVPAARLTETLTAHGCVPGYAVGRYYPDMENVLLLACTEQNSRAQIGMLAEAVGGLL
- the gcvPB gene encoding aminomethyl-transferring glycine dehydrogenase subunit GcvPB — its product is MNTIFAKSVPGRCACRLKSDAPKAADMLPKALLRARPPRLPQCSELDVVRHFTELSQRNYSVDANFYPLGSCTMKYNPKFTEYVAALPGFSRPHPLLAQSGRGAACVQGALQCLREAEALLCEITGMRAFTFQPMAGANGEFTGVKLIAAYHKAKGRNRKKMLIPDAAHGTNPASAALAGFETVNLPSRDGMVDPEAVAAAVAEHGEDLAGIMMTCPNTLGLMETHLPRIVELLHGVDALLYYDGANMNAILGKMRVGDVGFDVVHLNVHKTFATPHGGGGPGAGPVGVSQRLLPFLPAPRVAAREDGSLFLDYNLPQSIGCIGPFYGSFGVVVKALAYMLRLGGEGLNRAAEYAVLNANYLKKKLENTLDIPFKNRFCAHEFVASAPEGLRALDIAKALLERGIHAPTIYFPLIVHECLMAEPTETESKQTLDAYVAALEEIVAQGRRDPQSLTQAPVNLPVRRLDETAAARHMVLTEDMG